A region of Piscinibacter gummiphilus DNA encodes the following proteins:
- a CDS encoding VOC family protein: MATTLDPYLTFNGNASEAMHFYAKVLGGKVEYEQKFDGSPGCQNMSKEHLQQTMHISVSLGNDHRLMASDSGGMPFHGRHGITLALMYESVEEGTRIFNALAEGGKVTMALEQTFWVERFGMLEDKYGTAWMMNCGKSMLPAQP, encoded by the coding sequence ATGGCCACCACGCTGGATCCGTACCTGACCTTCAACGGCAACGCCTCGGAGGCGATGCACTTCTACGCCAAGGTGCTCGGCGGCAAGGTCGAGTACGAGCAGAAGTTCGACGGCTCGCCTGGCTGCCAGAACATGTCGAAGGAACACCTGCAGCAGACGATGCACATCTCGGTGAGCCTCGGCAACGACCACCGCCTGATGGCGTCCGACTCCGGCGGCATGCCCTTCCACGGCCGCCACGGCATCACCCTCGCGCTGATGTACGAATCGGTGGAGGAAGGCACGCGCATCTTCAACGCGCTGGCCGAGGGCGGCAAGGTCACGATGGCGCTCGAGCAGACCTTCTGGGTCGAGCGCTTCGGCATGCTGGAAGACAAGTACGGCACGGCGTGGATGATGAACTGCGGCAAGTCGATGCTGCCGGCCCAGCCATGA
- the hemN gene encoding oxygen-independent coproporphyrinogen III oxidase, giving the protein MSSTPIPLPARLDTNGPRYTSYPTADRFTPAFGAADLRLALARRRPGPLSVYVHIPFCESVCYYCACNKIVTKHHDRAGPYLDLLAKEIALYGDALGGPQPVTQLHLGGGTPTFLSDTELSRLMTMIKATFPLADDAEVSIEVDPRTADADRLAFLRELGFNRLSFGVQDFDPAVQQAVHREQSFLSVAALIHAARSLGFVSTNVDLIHGLPRQTPESFARTLGQVTALHPDRIALYAYAHLPERFKPQRRIVPAELPDGTARLAMVREARRVFGDHGYELIGMDHFALAGDSLAVAKREGRLHRNFQGYSTQPDCDLVGLGVSAIGRIGPTYAQNAKTLPEYHAALDRGELPIERGCALDADDLARRDAIMALMCRGRLDHAEFERAHGGVFTERFATELADLAPLAGMGLVELDPDAVVVTPAGWQVVRAVAMVFDAHLRTARTTARYSRIA; this is encoded by the coding sequence ATGAGCTCGACCCCCATCCCCCTGCCGGCCCGTCTCGACACGAACGGTCCCCGCTACACCTCGTACCCCACCGCCGACCGCTTCACGCCGGCGTTCGGGGCGGCCGACCTGCGCTTGGCGCTGGCGCGGCGACGACCGGGGCCGCTCTCGGTGTACGTGCACATCCCGTTCTGCGAGTCGGTCTGCTACTACTGCGCGTGCAACAAGATCGTCACCAAGCACCACGACCGCGCGGGCCCGTACCTGGACCTGCTCGCGAAGGAGATCGCGCTGTACGGCGACGCCCTCGGCGGCCCGCAACCGGTCACGCAACTGCACCTGGGCGGCGGCACGCCCACCTTCCTGTCGGACACCGAGCTGTCGCGCCTCATGACGATGATCAAGGCCACGTTCCCGCTGGCCGACGACGCCGAGGTGTCCATCGAGGTGGACCCGCGCACCGCGGACGCCGATCGCCTCGCGTTCCTGCGCGAGCTGGGCTTCAACCGCCTGAGCTTCGGCGTGCAGGACTTCGACCCGGCCGTGCAGCAGGCCGTGCACCGCGAGCAGTCGTTCCTGTCGGTGGCCGCGCTGATCCATGCGGCGCGCTCGCTCGGCTTCGTGTCGACCAACGTCGACCTGATCCACGGCCTGCCCCGCCAGACGCCCGAGTCGTTCGCGCGCACGCTGGGCCAGGTCACCGCGCTGCACCCGGACCGCATCGCGCTCTATGCCTACGCCCACCTGCCCGAGCGGTTCAAGCCGCAGCGTCGCATCGTCCCGGCCGAACTGCCCGATGGCACCGCGCGGCTCGCGATGGTGCGCGAGGCGCGCCGCGTCTTCGGCGACCACGGCTACGAGCTGATCGGCATGGACCACTTCGCGCTTGCCGGCGACAGCCTCGCCGTCGCCAAGCGCGAAGGCCGGCTGCACCGCAACTTCCAGGGCTACAGCACGCAGCCCGACTGCGACCTCGTCGGGCTCGGGGTCTCGGCCATCGGCCGCATCGGTCCCACCTACGCCCAGAACGCCAAGACCCTGCCCGAGTACCACGCGGCGCTGGACCGAGGCGAACTGCCCATCGAACGTGGCTGTGCACTGGACGCCGACGACCTCGCCCGCCGCGACGCGATCATGGCGCTGATGTGCCGCGGCCGCCTCGACCACGCCGAGTTCGAGCGCGCCCACGGGGGCGTGTTCACCGAACGGTTCGCGACCGAACTGGCCGACCTCGCGCCGCTGGCCGGCATGGGCCTCGTCGAACTCGACCCCGACGCCGTGGTGGTGACCCCGGCCGGCTGGCAGGTGGTGCGCGCCGTCGCGATGGTGTTCGACGCCCACCTGCGCACCGCCCGGACCACGGCCCGCTACTCGCGCATCGCCTGA
- a CDS encoding helix-turn-helix domain-containing protein: MRLIPITAAETAEQTSVCAGCSLRELCLPLGLSAEELDDAGEMVAYRQAVARGEALFRHGDTFHAVFAVRTGFFKTRTVGADGHEWITGFRMSGDLVGLEGLGDDRHLGDALALEDSQVCVIPYPPLMALLRDSPPLQRQFHRLLAREIARDHPERLPGRLRADTRVAAFLLDLAERLQARGFSGSSFVLRMTRAEIGSFLGLTLETVSRAFSAFQSKGWIEVNQRDIRIVDPEALAVTVRAEVPC; this comes from the coding sequence ATGCGTCTGATCCCCATCACCGCGGCCGAAACGGCCGAGCAAACCTCCGTCTGCGCCGGCTGCAGCCTGCGCGAGCTGTGCCTGCCGCTCGGGCTGTCGGCCGAGGAGCTGGATGACGCCGGCGAGATGGTGGCCTACCGCCAGGCGGTGGCGCGGGGCGAGGCGCTGTTCCGCCACGGCGACACCTTCCACGCGGTGTTCGCGGTGCGCACCGGCTTCTTCAAGACGCGCACCGTGGGGGCCGACGGGCACGAATGGATCACGGGGTTCCGCATGTCCGGCGACCTCGTGGGCCTGGAGGGCCTCGGCGACGATCGCCACCTCGGCGACGCGCTGGCGCTCGAGGACTCGCAGGTGTGCGTGATCCCGTACCCCCCGCTGATGGCGCTGCTGCGCGATTCGCCGCCACTGCAGCGGCAGTTCCACCGGCTGCTGGCCCGCGAGATCGCACGCGACCATCCCGAACGCCTGCCGGGCCGGCTGCGCGCCGACACCCGCGTGGCCGCGTTCCTGCTGGACCTGGCCGAGCGGCTGCAGGCCCGCGGCTTCTCCGGCTCGTCGTTCGTGCTGCGCATGACCCGCGCCGAGATCGGCAGCTTCCTCGGCCTCACGCTCGAGACCGTGAGCCGCGCGTTCTCGGCCTTCCAGTCCAAGGGGTGGATCGAGGTCAACCAGCGCGACATCCGCATCGTCGATCCCGAGGCGCTCGCCGTCACGGTGCGCGCGGAGGTGCCGTGCTGA
- a CDS encoding heavy metal translocating P-type ATPase, giving the protein MLTPAAALPALAPAERAALDDDAALAGHTEWLARADGTREARSVFAVQGMHCAACAGIIEAALRSVPGVVRAEVHSASARAKVHWEPGRTSASALVDAVRRAGYDALPATHEAARTARRREARQALWQLFVAAFCMMQVMMLTAPVYVAAPGEIPPDQLALLRWSAWVLTLPVVVFSCGPFFRGAWAALRQQRIGMDVPVALGMAITFVAGTASTFDPAGPFGREPYLDSLAMFATFLLAGRWLERRARHRATETLEGLLHRLPDAVERLADDGSAAMVAVARLAPGDRVRIAAGQAFPGDGVVLEGHVQADESLLTGESRPVDRGVGDPVLGGSLNVAGPVVVRLAKVGDDTRHGHIVRLLERALAERPGVPRLADRIAGPFLAVVLLLAAGAAAAWSAVDPAQAVSVAVAVLIVTCPCALSLAAPAAWLAAASALAKRGVLVQRLEAIEALAGVDTACVDKTGTLTRDTLTLAAVEAPDDRLRDRAASLAALSRHPLSTALAAALPPASPAWARVREVAGFGVEAVDPDGRIWRLGAPAWVGTDPLDDRPQVACGPAGGPFARFAFDEMLRDDATAAVASLQRQGLDVRLLSGDAEASARRVAARVGIAHVSGGATPDDKLAAITRLQASGHRVTMVGDGLNDGPVLARADVSFALAHGSALAQQRADFVVLGSRLSAVPDALGLARRMARVTRQNLFWAAAYNLTCVPLALAGWMPPWAAGAGMALSSLVVVLNALRLAR; this is encoded by the coding sequence GTGCTGACACCGGCCGCCGCGCTCCCGGCGCTGGCCCCGGCCGAACGCGCGGCGCTCGACGACGACGCGGCACTCGCCGGCCACACCGAATGGCTGGCCCGCGCGGACGGCACGCGCGAGGCGCGGTCGGTGTTCGCGGTGCAGGGCATGCACTGTGCCGCGTGCGCCGGGATCATCGAGGCCGCGTTGCGGTCCGTGCCCGGCGTGGTGCGCGCGGAGGTGCACTCGGCCTCGGCCCGCGCGAAGGTGCACTGGGAGCCGGGACGCACGAGCGCGTCGGCCCTCGTCGACGCGGTGCGCCGGGCCGGCTATGACGCGCTCCCCGCCACCCACGAAGCCGCGCGCACCGCCCGCCGGCGAGAGGCACGCCAGGCGCTGTGGCAGCTGTTCGTGGCCGCCTTCTGCATGATGCAGGTCATGATGCTGACGGCGCCGGTCTACGTGGCCGCGCCCGGCGAGATCCCGCCCGACCAGCTCGCGCTGCTGCGCTGGAGCGCCTGGGTGCTGACATTGCCGGTGGTCGTGTTCTCGTGCGGACCGTTCTTCCGTGGCGCCTGGGCCGCGCTGCGCCAGCAGCGCATCGGCATGGACGTGCCCGTCGCGCTCGGCATGGCCATCACCTTCGTCGCCGGCACCGCGTCCACGTTCGATCCGGCGGGGCCGTTCGGCCGCGAGCCGTACCTCGATTCGCTGGCGATGTTCGCGACCTTCCTGCTCGCCGGCCGCTGGCTGGAGCGCCGCGCGCGCCACCGGGCCACCGAGACGCTGGAGGGCCTGCTGCACCGGCTGCCCGACGCGGTGGAGCGGCTGGCCGACGACGGCTCGGCGGCGATGGTGGCCGTGGCCCGCCTCGCGCCCGGCGACCGCGTGCGCATCGCCGCGGGCCAGGCCTTTCCCGGTGACGGCGTGGTGCTCGAAGGGCATGTGCAGGCCGACGAGTCGTTGCTGACGGGCGAGTCTCGCCCGGTGGACCGCGGCGTGGGCGACCCCGTGCTCGGCGGCAGCCTCAACGTCGCCGGCCCGGTGGTGGTGCGGCTCGCGAAGGTGGGCGACGACACCCGGCACGGGCACATCGTGCGGCTGCTGGAGCGGGCGCTGGCCGAACGCCCCGGCGTGCCGCGCCTGGCCGACCGCATCGCCGGCCCCTTCCTCGCGGTCGTGCTGCTGCTGGCGGCCGGGGCGGCGGCTGCATGGAGCGCCGTGGACCCGGCCCAGGCGGTGTCGGTGGCCGTGGCGGTGCTGATCGTGACGTGCCCTTGCGCGCTGTCGCTCGCGGCCCCGGCCGCATGGCTCGCCGCGGCGTCGGCGCTCGCGAAGCGGGGCGTGCTCGTGCAGCGGCTGGAGGCCATCGAGGCCCTGGCCGGCGTGGACACCGCGTGTGTCGACAAGACCGGCACGCTCACCCGCGACACCCTGACCCTCGCCGCCGTCGAGGCACCGGACGACCGGCTGCGGGACCGCGCCGCCTCGCTCGCGGCGCTGTCGCGGCACCCGCTGTCGACGGCACTCGCCGCCGCGCTGCCTCCCGCCTCGCCGGCCTGGGCCCGCGTGCGCGAGGTGGCCGGCTTCGGCGTCGAGGCGGTGGACCCGGACGGCCGCATCTGGCGCCTCGGCGCACCCGCCTGGGTCGGCACCGACCCGCTCGACGACCGCCCCCAGGTGGCCTGCGGTCCGGCCGGTGGTCCGTTCGCCCGGTTCGCGTTCGACGAGATGCTGCGCGACGACGCCACCGCCGCGGTCGCATCGCTGCAGCGGCAGGGGCTGGACGTGCGCCTGCTGTCGGGCGACGCCGAGGCGAGCGCGCGGCGCGTGGCGGCCCGCGTGGGCATCGCCCACGTGTCGGGCGGCGCCACGCCGGACGACAAGCTCGCCGCCATCACCCGCCTGCAGGCCTCGGGCCACCGCGTGACGATGGTGGGCGACGGGCTCAACGACGGGCCGGTGCTGGCGAGGGCCGACGTGTCGTTCGCGCTCGCGCATGGCAGCGCCCTCGCGCAGCAGCGGGCCGACTTCGTCGTGCTGGGCAGCCGGCTGTCGGCCGTGCCCGACGCGCTGGGGCTCGCGCGCCGCATGGCGCGTGTCACGCGCCAGAACCTGTTCTGGGCCGCCGCCTACAACCTGACCTGCGTGCCGCTCGCGCTGGCCGGCTGGATGCCGCCGTGGGCCGCGGGCGCCGGCATGGCGCTCAGTTCCCTGGTCGTCGTGCTCAACGCGCTGCGGCTCGCCCGCTGA
- the ccoS gene encoding cbb3-type cytochrome oxidase assembly protein CcoS: MDTLYLLLPMAVLLVLGLIGLFAWALDAGQFEDLEREGWRAIAEEPGCDALDPGQATNEPAFRQ, translated from the coding sequence ATGGACACCCTCTACCTGCTGCTGCCGATGGCGGTGCTGCTCGTGCTCGGCCTCATCGGCCTCTTCGCCTGGGCGCTCGACGCCGGGCAGTTCGAAGACCTGGAACGCGAGGGCTGGCGTGCCATCGCCGAGGAGCCCGGATGCGACGCGCTTGATCCCGGTCAAGCCACGAATGAACCCGCGTTTCGACAATGA
- the ccoN gene encoding cytochrome-c oxidase, cbb3-type subunit I has protein sequence MNDATHAVNKVGPVPIYNDRVVRNFTLAAVFWGVVGMLVGVVIAAQLTWPSLNFGIPWLSYGRLRPLHTNAVIFAFGGCALFASSYYVVQRTCQARLWGGWLGDFTFWGWQLVIVAAAISLPLGMTQGKEYAELEWPIDLLIAVVWVAYAIAFFGTIGVRKIRHIYVANWFFGGFILAVALLHIVNSAAIPVSFTKSYSAYAGVQDAMVQWWYGHNAVGFFLTAGFLGMMYYFIPKQAERPVYSYRLSIVHFWALIFTYMWAGPHHLHYTALPDWAQSIGMVFSLVLLAPSWGGMINGIMTLSGAWHKLRDDPILKFLIVALSFYGMATFEGPMMSIKTVNALSHYTDWTVGHVHAGALGWVGLISMGTLYYLTPRMFGKTKMFSVPAIELHFWVATVGIVLYIAAMWIAGVMQGLMWRAVNPDGTLVYTFVESVKATFPFYVVRLCGGLLYLAGMLIMAWNVVMTARSPRSVAAPQPVAVPA, from the coding sequence ATGAACGACGCGACGCATGCAGTGAACAAGGTCGGCCCGGTGCCGATCTACAACGACCGGGTGGTGCGCAATTTCACGCTCGCCGCGGTGTTCTGGGGGGTGGTGGGGATGCTGGTGGGCGTGGTGATCGCCGCGCAGCTGACCTGGCCCTCGCTCAACTTCGGCATCCCGTGGCTCAGCTACGGTCGGCTGCGCCCGCTGCACACGAACGCGGTGATCTTCGCGTTCGGCGGTTGCGCGCTGTTCGCGTCCAGCTACTACGTCGTGCAGCGCACCTGCCAGGCGCGCCTGTGGGGCGGCTGGCTCGGCGACTTCACGTTCTGGGGCTGGCAGCTCGTCATCGTGGCCGCGGCCATCTCGCTGCCGCTCGGCATGACGCAGGGCAAGGAATACGCCGAACTCGAATGGCCCATCGACCTGCTGATCGCGGTGGTGTGGGTGGCGTACGCGATCGCGTTCTTCGGGACGATCGGCGTGCGGAAGATCCGCCACATCTACGTGGCCAACTGGTTCTTCGGTGGCTTCATCCTCGCCGTCGCGCTGCTGCACATCGTCAACTCGGCGGCCATCCCCGTGAGCTTCACGAAGAGCTACTCGGCCTACGCCGGCGTGCAGGACGCGATGGTGCAGTGGTGGTACGGGCACAACGCCGTGGGCTTCTTCCTGACGGCGGGCTTCCTCGGGATGATGTACTACTTCATCCCGAAGCAGGCCGAGCGGCCGGTGTACTCGTACCGCCTGTCGATCGTGCACTTCTGGGCGCTGATCTTCACGTACATGTGGGCGGGCCCGCACCACCTGCACTACACCGCGCTGCCCGACTGGGCGCAGAGCATCGGCATGGTCTTCTCGCTGGTGCTGCTGGCCCCGAGCTGGGGCGGGATGATCAACGGGATCATGACCCTGAGCGGCGCCTGGCACAAGTTGCGGGACGACCCCATCCTGAAGTTCCTGATCGTCGCGCTGTCGTTCTACGGCATGGCCACGTTCGAGGGCCCGATGATGTCGATCAAGACCGTCAACGCCCTCAGCCACTACACCGACTGGACCGTGGGCCACGTGCACGCCGGCGCGCTCGGCTGGGTGGGCCTGATCTCGATGGGCACGCTGTACTACCTGACGCCGCGCATGTTCGGCAAGACGAAGATGTTCAGCGTGCCGGCCATCGAGCTGCACTTCTGGGTGGCCACCGTGGGCATCGTGCTCTACATCGCGGCGATGTGGATCGCCGGCGTCATGCAGGGCCTGATGTGGCGTGCGGTGAACCCGGACGGCACCCTCGTCTACACCTTCGTCGAAAGCGTCAAGGCCACCTTCCCGTTCTACGTGGTGCGCCTGTGCGGCGGCCTGCTGTACCTCGCCGGGATGCTGATCATGGCGTGGAACGTGGTGATGACCGCGCGCTCGCCGCGCTCCGTGGCGGCGCCGCAGCCCGTCGCCGTGCCCGCCTGA
- the ccoO gene encoding cytochrome-c oxidase, cbb3-type subunit II has protein sequence MASNTKNPGFFSHEKIETNNLLMIVLIVLVVAVGGIVEIVPLFFQRSTTQPAEGLKPYTALQLAGRDVYLREGCYNCHSQMIRPFRAETLRYGHFSTAGEFVYDHPFQWGSKRTGPDLHRVGGKYSDDWHRIHLINPRDLVPESNMPAYPWLEKAKVDPADMAPKLRALRTVGVPYTDAEIAEAGAAVKDKTELDALVAYLQVLGTTLK, from the coding sequence ATGGCATCCAACACCAAGAATCCAGGCTTCTTCAGCCACGAGAAGATCGAGACCAACAACCTGCTGATGATCGTGCTCATCGTGCTGGTGGTCGCGGTCGGCGGCATCGTCGAGATCGTGCCGCTGTTCTTCCAGCGTTCCACCACGCAGCCGGCCGAGGGCCTGAAGCCCTACACCGCGCTGCAGCTGGCCGGGCGCGACGTCTACCTGCGCGAGGGTTGCTACAACTGCCACTCGCAGATGATCCGCCCGTTCCGCGCCGAGACGCTGCGCTACGGCCACTTCTCCACCGCGGGCGAGTTCGTCTACGACCACCCGTTCCAGTGGGGCAGCAAGCGCACCGGACCCGACCTGCACCGCGTGGGCGGCAAGTACAGCGACGACTGGCACCGCATCCACCTGATCAACCCGCGCGACCTCGTGCCCGAGTCGAACATGCCGGCCTACCCCTGGCTCGAGAAGGCCAAGGTGGACCCGGCCGACATGGCACCGAAGCTGCGCGCGTTGCGCACCGTGGGCGTGCCGTACACCGACGCCGAGATCGCCGAGGCCGGCGCGGCCGTGAAGGACAAGACCGAGCTCGACGCGCTCGTCGCCTACCTGCAGGTGCTCGGCACCACCCTCAAGTGA
- a CDS encoding cbb3-type cytochrome oxidase subunit 3, producing MDVNDLRIVVTVLSFLCFAGIVAWAWSRRNRAELEACGQIPFLADREGPRS from the coding sequence ATGGACGTCAACGACCTCCGCATCGTGGTCACCGTGCTCTCGTTCCTGTGTTTCGCCGGGATCGTCGCGTGGGCCTGGTCGCGCCGCAACCGCGCCGAGCTCGAGGCCTGCGGGCAGATCCCCTTCCTGGCCGACCGCGAGGGCCCCCGCTCATGA
- the ccoP gene encoding cytochrome-c oxidase, cbb3-type subunit III: MSDFFNHGWSVFVAAVTVVSLIACLWLLIVASRRVPMADDGSTGHVWDGDLKEMNNPLPRWWAVLFVVTVFAGGGYLAMYPGLGSHPGQLGWTSEREFQDEQAKAREAMAAQYAPFKGQPAEALAKDTTAMGIGERLFLNNCAACHGSDARGSKGFPDLTDRDWLYGGTPAIIEETIRKGRHGMMPPMAEAIGGGANVSNVANYVLSLSGSPHDWVKAMDGKEKFAACAACHGVGGKGNPALGAPNLTDKVWLHGWGEQAITQIVTQGKSSMMPAHESRLTDEQIHVLAAYVWGLSNGAAAGR, from the coding sequence ATGAGCGATTTCTTCAACCACGGCTGGTCCGTCTTCGTGGCCGCCGTCACGGTGGTCTCGCTGATCGCGTGCCTGTGGCTGCTCATCGTGGCCAGCCGGCGCGTGCCGATGGCCGACGACGGCAGCACCGGCCACGTGTGGGACGGCGACCTCAAGGAGATGAACAACCCGCTGCCGCGCTGGTGGGCGGTGCTGTTCGTCGTGACCGTGTTCGCCGGCGGTGGCTACCTCGCGATGTACCCGGGCCTCGGCAGCCACCCCGGCCAGCTGGGCTGGACCAGCGAACGCGAGTTCCAGGACGAGCAGGCCAAGGCCCGCGAGGCGATGGCGGCGCAGTACGCTCCCTTCAAGGGCCAGCCCGCGGAGGCGCTCGCGAAGGACACGACCGCGATGGGCATCGGCGAGCGCCTGTTCCTGAACAACTGCGCGGCCTGCCACGGCTCGGACGCGCGCGGCTCGAAGGGTTTCCCGGACCTGACCGACCGCGACTGGCTGTACGGCGGCACGCCCGCCATCATCGAGGAGACGATCCGCAAGGGCCGCCACGGCATGATGCCGCCCATGGCCGAGGCCATCGGCGGGGGCGCGAACGTGTCGAACGTCGCCAACTACGTGCTGAGCCTGTCGGGCAGCCCGCACGACTGGGTCAAGGCGATGGACGGCAAGGAGAAGTTCGCGGCCTGCGCGGCCTGCCACGGCGTGGGCGGCAAGGGCAACCCCGCGCTCGGCGCGCCCAACCTCACCGACAAGGTGTGGCTGCACGGCTGGGGCGAGCAGGCCATCACGCAGATCGTCACGCAGGGCAAGTCGAGCATGATGCCGGCGCACGAGAGCCGCCTGACCGACGAGCAGATCCACGTGCTGGCCGCCTACGTCTGGGGCCTGTCGAACGGGGCCGCCGCGGGCCGCTGA
- the ccoG gene encoding cytochrome c oxidase accessory protein CcoG — protein sequence MKVIPIVPAAEEEPRSIWLYEKQKKIHPRSVTGRFARWRWIMVWLTQLVFYGLPWLTWNDRPAVLFDLDARRFYIFELVLHPQDFIFLTALLIISAYGLFLFTAVAGRLWCGFTCPQTVYTEIFLWVERRFEGDRLARMRLDAAPWSWNKAWRKTGKQAAWLAIGLWTGISFVGYFTPIRELTGEIASFGLGPWESFWVLFYGFATYGNAGYLREQVCLYMCPYARFQSAMFDRDTMIVSYDPQRGEARGSRSRKADPKALGLGDCIDCSLCVQVCPTGIDIRDGLQYQCISCAACVDVCDGVMDKMQYPRGLIRFATQNGLVNRWSRAQVLRRVFRPRVLVYSGVLVLIAGAFVTSMLLRSPFKVDVVRDRGALARLVGDGQVENVYRLQVMNATERAQRYRVTVEGLDGAVISSADSLDVGSADARWLPVSVRVPFETATALGPGAHPLKFRIERQHDGADAAATVVEKSTFVVPR from the coding sequence ATGAAGGTGATCCCGATCGTGCCGGCGGCGGAGGAGGAGCCTCGGTCGATCTGGCTGTACGAGAAGCAGAAGAAGATCCACCCCCGGTCGGTGACCGGGCGGTTCGCGCGCTGGCGCTGGATCATGGTGTGGCTCACGCAGCTCGTGTTCTACGGGCTGCCGTGGCTCACCTGGAACGACCGCCCCGCGGTGCTGTTCGACCTCGACGCGCGCCGCTTCTACATCTTCGAGCTGGTGCTGCACCCGCAGGACTTCATCTTCCTGACGGCGCTGCTGATCATCAGCGCGTACGGCCTGTTCCTGTTCACCGCGGTGGCGGGGCGCCTGTGGTGCGGGTTCACGTGCCCGCAGACCGTCTACACCGAGATCTTCCTGTGGGTGGAGCGCCGCTTCGAGGGCGACCGCCTGGCCCGCATGCGGCTCGACGCCGCGCCGTGGTCGTGGAACAAGGCCTGGCGCAAGACGGGCAAGCAGGCCGCGTGGCTCGCCATCGGCCTGTGGACCGGCATCAGCTTCGTCGGCTACTTCACGCCCATCCGCGAACTCACCGGCGAGATCGCCTCGTTCGGCCTCGGCCCGTGGGAGTCGTTCTGGGTGCTGTTCTACGGCTTCGCGACCTACGGCAACGCGGGGTACCTGCGCGAGCAGGTGTGCCTCTACATGTGCCCCTACGCCCGCTTCCAGAGCGCGATGTTCGACCGCGACACGATGATCGTGTCGTACGACCCACAGCGCGGCGAGGCGCGCGGCTCGCGCAGCCGCAAGGCCGATCCGAAGGCGCTGGGCCTCGGCGACTGCATCGACTGCAGCCTGTGCGTGCAGGTGTGCCCGACCGGCATCGACATCCGCGACGGCCTGCAGTACCAGTGCATCAGCTGCGCGGCCTGCGTGGACGTGTGCGACGGCGTGATGGACAAGATGCAGTACCCGCGCGGGCTGATCCGCTTCGCCACCCAGAACGGGCTCGTGAACCGGTGGAGCCGCGCGCAGGTGCTGCGGCGTGTCTTCCGGCCGCGCGTGCTCGTGTACTCGGGCGTGCTGGTGCTGATCGCCGGCGCCTTCGTCACCAGCATGCTCCTGCGCAGCCCGTTCAAGGTGGACGTGGTGCGCGACCGGGGCGCGCTCGCGCGGCTGGTGGGCGACGGCCAGGTCGAGAACGTGTACCGGCTGCAGGTCATGAACGCCACCGAACGGGCGCAGCGCTACCGCGTCACGGTGGAGGGCCTCGACGGCGCGGTGATCAGCTCGGCCGACAGCCTCGACGTGGGTTCGGCCGACGCCCGCTGGCTGCCGGTGAGCGTGCGGGTGCCGTTCGAGACGGCGACGGCCCTCGGGCCCGGCGCCCACCCGCTGAAGTTCCGCATCGAGCGGCAGCACGACGGCGCCGACGCGGCCGCCACCGTGGTGGAGAAGTCGACGTTCGTCGTGCCGCGTTGA
- a CDS encoding sulfite exporter TauE/SafE family protein, giving the protein MAAVDVALVTGAALMGVAGAPHCAAMCGGVSAAAVARCGGHSRAFHAGRVAAYAAGGAVAASSVGAIAQWSAMAPALRPVWAMVQAAALVLGLWLLWTGRQPAWMAASRAPTLSPALAAGGWQPVAGPLRAGATGAAWIAWPCGLLQSALVASGLASSAAGGALVMGVFAVVSSVGLWGAHRVFGRSDTAWAVRAAGAMLAAAAGWALGHGLWQRLLALC; this is encoded by the coding sequence ATGGCCGCGGTCGACGTCGCCCTGGTGACCGGCGCCGCGCTCATGGGCGTCGCCGGTGCGCCTCACTGCGCGGCGATGTGCGGCGGCGTGAGCGCCGCCGCGGTCGCACGGTGTGGCGGGCATTCGCGTGCGTTCCACGCCGGCCGTGTCGCCGCCTATGCGGCGGGCGGGGCGGTGGCGGCGTCGAGTGTCGGGGCGATCGCACAGTGGAGCGCGATGGCCCCGGCGCTGCGGCCGGTGTGGGCGATGGTGCAGGCCGCGGCGCTCGTGCTCGGGCTGTGGCTGCTGTGGACGGGGCGCCAGCCGGCGTGGATGGCGGCCTCGCGGGCGCCCACGCTGTCGCCCGCGCTCGCGGCGGGTGGCTGGCAGCCGGTCGCCGGGCCCCTGCGCGCGGGCGCCACGGGAGCCGCCTGGATCGCCTGGCCCTGCGGGCTGCTGCAGTCGGCGCTGGTGGCCTCGGGGCTCGCCTCGTCGGCGGCCGGGGGGGCGCTCGTGATGGGGGTGTTCGCGGTCGTCTCGTCCGTGGGGCTGTGGGGCGCGCACCGCGTCTTCGGGCGTTCGGACACCGCCTGGGCCGTGCGGGCCGCGGGGGCGATGCTCGCCGCGGCGGCGGGCTGGGCCCTGGGCCACGGGCTGTGGCAGCGGCTGCTGGCCCTGTGCTGA